The proteins below come from a single candidate division KSB1 bacterium genomic window:
- a CDS encoding dipeptidase — protein MKKTLVFLAFLLLLVLTLILVVLPRQIDQRANRVLASSYAAVSARAAALHQKLLIADLHCDALLWNRDLLQNNSRGAVDVPRLITGNVALQAFTIVSKVPLGLNIERNTDQKDMITLLALSQRWPASTWGSLKQRALYQAAKLHEFAARSNGRLVLIKTQEDLLNYLARRQNESHVTAGILGCEGAQVLEGHLDNLDVLFDAGIRMMAPTHFFDTEIGGSAHGVEKAGLTELGRQWVQKMEEKKMIIDLAHASPKVIDEVLALATRPLVVSHSGVKGTCDNTRNLSDDHVKRIAQTGGVIGIGFWETAVCGTDAKAIAQAIRYTANLAGVEHVGLGSDFDGAVQTPFDAANIIQLTEALLSEGFSEGEIMMIMGENTLRVLQKLLPN, from the coding sequence ATGAAAAAAACTCTCGTCTTCCTTGCGTTCCTTCTCTTGCTTGTTCTCACCCTTATCTTGGTTGTTCTACCGAGGCAAATCGACCAACGGGCAAACCGGGTTCTCGCCAGTTCTTACGCGGCGGTCTCGGCGCGGGCGGCGGCGCTGCATCAAAAATTGCTCATCGCCGATTTGCATTGTGACGCCCTGCTCTGGAATCGCGATTTGCTTCAGAACAACAGCCGCGGCGCGGTTGATGTGCCACGCCTGATCACGGGCAATGTGGCCCTGCAAGCCTTCACCATCGTCAGCAAGGTCCCGCTCGGCCTCAACATCGAACGCAACACCGACCAAAAGGATATGATCACCCTCCTGGCGTTGTCGCAGCGCTGGCCCGCCTCGACTTGGGGAAGCTTGAAACAGCGCGCTTTGTATCAAGCCGCAAAGCTGCACGAATTTGCCGCGCGCTCGAACGGCCGCCTGGTGTTGATCAAAACTCAGGAAGATTTGTTGAATTATTTGGCGCGCCGGCAGAATGAAAGTCACGTCACCGCCGGTATTCTCGGCTGTGAAGGCGCGCAAGTTTTGGAAGGCCATCTGGACAATCTCGACGTGCTTTTCGATGCCGGCATTCGCATGATGGCGCCGACACATTTTTTTGACACCGAAATCGGTGGCTCGGCTCATGGCGTCGAGAAAGCCGGTCTCACCGAACTGGGCCGGCAATGGGTGCAGAAAATGGAAGAGAAAAAAATGATCATTGACCTCGCGCATGCCTCCCCCAAAGTGATCGACGAGGTTCTCGCGCTCGCCACCCGCCCGCTGGTGGTTTCACACAGCGGCGTGAAAGGCACGTGCGACAACACCCGCAATCTCAGCGATGATCACGTGAAACGCATCGCGCAAACCGGCGGCGTGATCGGCATCGGCTTTTGGGAAACTGCGGTTTGCGGCACGGATGCGAAAGCCATTGCCCAAGCCATTCGCTACACGGCGAATCTTGCCGGCGTCGAACACGTCGGACTTGGGTCGGATTTCGACGGCGCGGTGCAAACGCCGTTCGACGCGGCCAACATTATTCAATTGACGGAGGCGTTGTTGTCAGAAGGATTTTCAGAAGGTGAAATTATGATGATTATGGGGGAAAATACCCTGCGGGTGTTGCAGAAGCTTTTGCCCAACTAA
- a CDS encoding PQQ-like beta-propeller repeat protein, which translates to MTLAILFTIVPFLIYSPSDAEKYWPQWRGPLASGVAPEANPPLEWGDEKNIRWKVEIAGKGSSSPIVWGDRVFVTTAIPTDNTDAPSAPESDGSRRRGIAPSSVHQFVLLALSRRDGKVIWQRTAVEALPHEGTHQDGTWASNSPITDGVHVIAFFGSRGVFCYDMNGKLIWQRDLGDMTTRNSFGEGSSPALHGNTLVVNWDHEGQSFIIALDKRTGKELWKTDRDEPTTWSTPLIVTAQGKPQVIVNATNRIRSYDLANGKLIWESAGTTLNAIPSPVAADEMVYVTGGFRGSALFAIRFAGAQGDISSSAAVVWKYDQDTPYVPSPLLYDGKLYFLKVNSGILSCFNAKTGEPYYSRQRLESIANIYASPVGAAGRVYLVGRDGTTLVIKNSERFEVLATNKLDDGIDASPAVVDNEIYLRGKKFLYCLAETK; encoded by the coding sequence ATGACACTCGCCATTCTTTTTACAATCGTGCCATTCCTGATCTATTCACCTTCCGATGCTGAAAAGTATTGGCCGCAATGGCGCGGGCCGTTGGCAAGCGGCGTGGCGCCGGAAGCCAATCCACCGTTGGAATGGGGCGATGAGAAGAACATTCGTTGGAAAGTCGAGATTGCCGGCAAAGGCTCATCGTCACCGATCGTTTGGGGTGATCGCGTCTTTGTCACCACGGCGATTCCAACCGACAACACAGATGCGCCCTCAGCGCCGGAATCCGATGGCTCACGCCGGCGTGGCATTGCACCCTCCAGTGTGCATCAATTTGTTTTGCTCGCCCTCTCTCGCCGCGACGGCAAAGTTATTTGGCAACGTACCGCGGTCGAAGCGCTGCCGCACGAAGGCACGCATCAGGATGGCACCTGGGCCTCAAATTCGCCGATTACCGACGGCGTGCACGTCATTGCTTTCTTCGGTTCGCGCGGGGTTTTTTGTTACGATATGAATGGCAAACTGATTTGGCAACGGGATCTCGGCGACATGACGACGCGCAACAGTTTCGGCGAAGGCAGCTCGCCGGCGCTGCACGGCAACACGCTGGTGGTGAATTGGGATCATGAGGGCCAATCCTTCATTATCGCACTTGACAAGCGCACCGGCAAGGAGTTGTGGAAAACTGATCGTGACGAGCCGACGACGTGGTCGACACCGCTCATTGTCACTGCGCAAGGCAAGCCACAAGTCATTGTCAACGCCACCAATCGCATACGCAGTTATGACCTGGCCAACGGCAAATTGATTTGGGAAAGTGCGGGCACGACGCTCAACGCGATTCCCTCGCCGGTGGCAGCGGATGAGATGGTTTATGTCACCGGCGGTTTTCGTGGCAGTGCTCTGTTTGCCATTCGTTTTGCCGGCGCGCAGGGTGATATCAGCAGTTCGGCGGCTGTCGTCTGGAAATACGATCAAGACACGCCCTACGTGCCTTCGCCATTATTATACGACGGCAAACTTTATTTTCTCAAAGTCAATAGCGGCATTCTCTCGTGTTTCAACGCCAAAACCGGCGAGCCGTATTACAGCCGGCAGCGCCTGGAAAGCATCGCGAATATTTACGCCTCGCCGGTGGGCGCCGCTGGTCGGGTTTATCTCGTCGGCCGGGACGGCACGACGCTGGTGATCAAAAACAGCGAGCGCTTCGAGGTGTTGGCGACCAACAAACTTGACGATGGCATCGATGCCTCGCCGGCGGTGGTGGATAATGAAATCTATTTGCGTGGCAAGAAATTTCTGTATTGCCTCGCCGAGACGAAATAA
- a CDS encoding carboxylate-amine ligase: protein MKEKFTIGIEEEFQIVDPVTRELRSHVSQMLAEGKMILQEHIKPEMHKSVVEVGTGICANIKEARQSVWELRRGICQLAEKSGLRIVGAGTHPFSDWRVQEIVEHERYKMIIDEMGDIARANLIFGLHVHIGIDDRETAIALMNQMRYFLPHILALSTSSPFWLGRNTGLKSVRASIFKRFPRTGIPDYFTSWADFENFVNTLIKTGCIDNGKKIWWDIRPHAFFNTLEVRICDLPTRIDETIAIAALIQATVVTLYNLRKRNLSFNIYRPTLIEENKWRAARYGIRGKLIDFGKQEEVDYRNLMYEYIRFIDEAVDQLDSRHEINYIHQILEHGTSADRQLEVYEKSGRDLKAVVDYLIQDTMENCH from the coding sequence ATGAAAGAAAAATTCACCATCGGCATCGAGGAAGAATTTCAGATCGTCGACCCAGTCACGCGCGAGTTGCGCTCGCATGTGTCTCAAATGCTCGCTGAAGGCAAGATGATTTTGCAGGAACACATCAAGCCGGAGATGCACAAGTCCGTCGTCGAGGTCGGCACCGGCATTTGCGCCAACATCAAAGAAGCCCGACAGAGCGTGTGGGAATTGCGGCGGGGAATTTGTCAGCTTGCCGAGAAAAGCGGTCTGCGCATCGTCGGCGCCGGCACGCATCCATTTTCCGACTGGCGCGTGCAGGAGATCGTGGAGCACGAGCGTTACAAAATGATCATCGATGAGATGGGCGATATCGCCCGCGCCAATTTGATCTTCGGCCTGCACGTTCACATTGGCATCGATGACCGAGAAACCGCGATTGCACTGATGAATCAGATGCGTTATTTCCTGCCGCATATTTTGGCGCTTTCCACCAGCTCGCCTTTTTGGCTGGGCCGCAACACCGGCCTGAAATCCGTCCGCGCCTCGATTTTCAAACGCTTCCCGCGCACCGGCATTCCGGATTATTTCACTTCCTGGGCCGATTTTGAAAACTTTGTCAACACGTTGATTAAAACCGGCTGCATCGACAACGGCAAAAAAATCTGGTGGGACATTCGCCCCCATGCTTTTTTCAACACGCTGGAAGTGCGCATTTGCGATCTGCCGACGCGGATTGACGAAACCATTGCGATTGCCGCGCTGATTCAAGCGACGGTGGTGACGCTTTACAATTTGCGCAAGCGCAATTTGAGTTTCAATATTTACCGTCCCACCTTGATTGAAGAAAACAAGTGGCGCGCGGCGCGTTATGGCATTCGCGGCAAGCTCATTGATTTCGGAAAGCAGGAAGAAGTTGATTACCGCAATTTGATGTACGAATATATTCGCTTCATCGACGAGGCAGTCGATCAACTCGACAGCCGCCACGAGATCAACTACATTCATCAAATTCTCGAGCACGGCACCAGCGCCGACCGCCAGCTCGAGGTTTACGAAAAAAGCGGCCGCGATCTGAAAGCCGTCGTCGATTATTTGATTCAGGACACAATGGAAAATTGCCACTAA
- a CDS encoding DUF2784 domain-containing protein, translating into MYAFLDKFFFIFHALFIAFSLFGWTWKKTRRANLAVLFLIAGSWFVLGIWYGIGYCPCTDWHWQVRMKLGHYDMPTSYVKFLIDSITGLDLNAKLVDILTLTSYLLALAASVFTNLSARKQKQTTTRLSRNQTRKSFLYPDLANRPDKKSNGLNPGDSGKFAYH; encoded by the coding sequence ATGTATGCTTTCCTCGACAAATTCTTTTTTATTTTTCACGCGCTCTTCATCGCGTTCAGTCTTTTCGGCTGGACATGGAAAAAAACGCGGCGCGCCAATCTGGCCGTTTTGTTTTTGATCGCCGGTTCGTGGTTCGTTCTCGGCATCTGGTATGGGATCGGATATTGCCCCTGCACTGACTGGCACTGGCAGGTCAGAATGAAACTCGGCCATTACGACATGCCAACTTCTTACGTCAAGTTTCTCATCGACTCTATAACGGGATTGGATTTGAATGCAAAACTGGTAGATATCCTGACGCTGACTTCTTACCTCCTGGCTTTGGCGGCTTCGGTTTTTACAAACTTGTCGGCACGGAAGCAAAAACAAACCACAACCCGGCTGAGCCGGAACCAAACAAGAAAAAGTTTTTTGTATCCGGATTTGGCGAATCGCCCGGATAAAAAATCTAACGGCTTGAACCCCGGCGATTCGGGCAAATTTGCATACCACTAA
- a CDS encoding cold-shock protein, which translates to METGTVKWFNNAKGYGFIARESGDDVFVHFKAIVGEGYKSLDEGDRVQFEVEQGPKGLQAKNVIKA; encoded by the coding sequence ATGGAAACCGGAACCGTGAAATGGTTCAACAATGCCAAAGGTTATGGCTTCATCGCACGCGAAAGCGGCGACGATGTATTCGTGCACTTCAAAGCCATTGTCGGCGAGGGCTACAAATCGCTTGACGAAGGCGACCGCGTGCAGTTCGAAGTCGAGCAAGGCCCGAAAGGTTTGCAGGCCAAGAACGTTATCAAAGCCTAA